The following is a genomic window from Falco peregrinus isolate bFalPer1 chromosome Z, bFalPer1.pri, whole genome shotgun sequence.
catCATTAAAATTAGACTGTGACTCAGTGTTTATAACTgacaaaagatattttatttcacagattAGCATCTGTGTGCTGCTAGGAGATGTTTGCATAGTGCAAATGAACTGCGCACCTGCCTGAGGGGAGAAACAAAGCCAGGAGAGAGCTGTGTTGTACCACAAGCgcaggagaggtggtggggcCTGATGTGTAAgtgtggggagaggagcagggcaAGCTCCAGGCGGTGGTGTCATGAAGCAGCTACACAGAAACCAGGGTCACCAAGCTGCTTGTGCGTGTGTGGCTGAGGTATGACCACAGGAGGCAGAAagggtggaggaggaaggaaggctATGCTGAATCTTCAAGAAGGTGCATGGAGTACGTGAAATCTGAGCTATACCCCTGTGCAGGTGTTGAGTCAGATGGGAATTTGTGAACAGCTATGGGGAAAACTCTGTCTTGTAGAATAAGGAAACTACTTGTCCTGACCTGGTGAAGTGTTGTCAAGACCTAGCCATTGGCTTTATCTCCATATATGGTATCATGCAATCTAAAAGCCAGCCATGGACAGAAGTATTTTTGGTGCTTCTTGCCTTGGTGCATGTTCAgtacttgtttttttccaaaaggaagctgaaagTTTCGTATCTCTATAAACCCATGAAATTTAAGTTGATGGCTATAAAATTGCACATGATGTTCAGGGATGCTGATCCTAGGCCTGCTCAAATATTGGTACTCAGCACCTGCAAAATAGTCAGGGACCAATTTTTCCAAAAGATTTAGTTCCCACCATTCAGGACAGATTGTCAAAGCTGAAGGAGACTGCTAGTCTCTGCATGCTTCAAAGCAGCCTAGTCCCTAGACAACGGTGATCTCAGAGGAGCTCAGTCCCTAGACACGGTGATCTCAGAGGAGCTCAGTGCTTGTGAAAGTTCATCTTGACAGGACTTGACTGAACACCTCTGTAATGACCCATTTGTTGTCATTGGCTTGGAGCTGTTGGATGTGGTTCAATGAACAGGTTTAATGGCTGTTTCTGGGAGCCGAGGTCCTTCAGAAACCTTCATGCTCATCTCGAACCCTCCTTGATTtggctgtgcttgctgctgctctcctgggagGATACTTTTCTGGGTAGGCTTCATCATATGCCCAGGTGCATACAGGGAATGAGGTAACCCCCGTGCCTGGCATGAGTTAGCCTATATCCTCCACTAAGAAATACATCCCCCCTACACTGGGACGAACATAATTAACAAAaggctgctttgttttctgtcagttACATACTTGTCAGCATTCAGCAGTGTATTAACAAAGCTCCATCTCTGAAGACAGGCTATATGGGACTTTGCCTTActgtacacatacatacactGTACATGATACATACTATCACAGGCctatgggctttttttttttttttcccagtgcttgTTGTGTAGACTCATGGCTGTACCCAAGGGCTTGGGCAAAACTTCTGGCTTGCCTGAGCGAGAACGAGCCACTGGCAGGAGATCAGCTTCACCTGCCTGAttcccagagctgctccctctctgctttctggctAACGAGGATTGGATGGCAATCAAAGTCCAAAGGCTGAACAAAGGCATGCCCAGTACAAAACATAGGGACCGGAGCTGTAGAGAGGCTTCCCTGGCTCACAAAGTGGTGGTGGTAAAGGGAGGGTGATACTTGCTGTTGTCCTGCAGTGCTTTCAGGCCTCTGAGCTGTCTGGATTTATGTGGGATTTATCCTGCCTGAAGGTAGTCAGAGACCGTGGAGTCCTCATTTTAGTAAAAGCAGAGTAAGTCCTATCCTGATAAATATATATTAGAAGACTGAATTACAGCAGCATAAATAAGTCATGCAAATATCCATGTTGTTTTAATACAGTGACACCACGGTAAAACCAAAGTTACATGTTATCTAATTAAATAAAGGTAATAAGAcatagaaaaaagaatgaatgttTAAATATTAGCAGCTACGCAAAAGTGTGAGTACTACATAGAAAACATATAACTATTTCAGAGTGATTGAAGTAAATAAACATCAGGTTCCTACTACTTTTCCCATATTAAAGGCAAACACTATGTTTCTACTGATTTTTCTATATTAAATGCAGTATACCTTTCTGGACAAACAAAGACTACTATACATGGTAACCTATTGCCTAAACATTCTGATGTCCCTTTTAATccttaaaaatgtgtgtgtgagttCAAAACAAGCATAGCACATACTGTACAGGATTTTTCTGatgcagttttgcttctttctctATCCTGTTTTTGTCTGTTACTGTAACTGGAAGAGGATGACTTTCCAGCCCAGTCTGTCTGCATCTACAACTGCACTGTGCAAGTCAGCACAGTATGAGCATTACCAGaggctcttttaaaaaagaaatacaagcattataaagcaaatgaaagtCCAGGGCTTTCGCCTTTTCCTACTTCATTAATCAATGTTTAATACGGcaagaaacagcaataaaaaacatTCTGTAAAATGACACTGGAATGCCTTGACCAAATCCTCGGCCCCTTTGCACGCAGAGACTGTAAGGTTATCCCCATGTGAAGGTTTTCCTGGTGTCAGGTGGAGGTGGAGTGCTGTCTTGGGAGTTTTTCTCCAGCAGGCTACATCATATATAGATAGCAACATCTCAGTGGCTCTTACCAGTAAGAACAAATTCTAGCAGCTCTGAAGATGAGAAAGGACTCTTTTACCCTTAGCCTTTGGGAATGTGAATACATTTTGGGAAAGGAGAATTTCAAGCAGCTAGAGGAACTGAGACTGCCCAGTAGGGTGAACCCCGATCCCAGAGCACAGCAAAGTGGCTTGGATTTCCCATGGCCACACTGCTTGGCTGTCATGCAACCATGTGGCTGTAGCAGTTTCATCTCCAAGCATGTGCTCTGCAATGCATGGCATCCTAGAGAGGCTGCGAAGTGGCTCAGCCATCTCTGTGTGACAGCAGGTGGGGAGCTCCTTAGGGCTGGGCACAGAGCCCACAGAAGGGTGAAAGGGAAGGGACAGGATGCCTTTCTCcataataacatttaaaaaacaaacaaaaaaaggtatcTCCAGGCCATATTTTTTACAaggtacattaaaaaaaatgcaggtctTCTAATCACTGGCAGGATCCATGACACTCCATCCATCTTCCTAGGTCAGATGTTGCATGAGAACATTACCTGGCTAAATTCAAAGTATTGTCATGCAGCCACAACCACTAGGAATAATGCTAGTAAACAAACACAGTCCTCTCAGCCCTTCTGTCCTGGAAAGTACTTACATGCTGCACTAATATTtgcaaaacagctgcagagaaagacagCATCATGCATTTTACAGCCCCAGCTGAGTTTACGGGAAGAGATGGGACTTCACTTTTCATtgatataattttgttttcttagctAAACGTTGCTAGTACATGAAATACTAAAGATCTTTAATATATAGCACTAGCAGAAATACCTGTGTATCCTAAAGTTGGCCCCAGGGCAGTTCTTTaccaacagcaaaaagcagTCTCATGTagggttttgctttgttttactcTCTCTCAAAAATCCCCAAAAACCTCAATGTAAGAAAACATCTTCTTAAAGTGAGTCAGTGTCCATGTGCCCTTTTACCTGGAGGCTCAGCAGACTCGCTTGCAGTGACCAAGCTCCTGAATCCCCTGGCAACTAATGCTTGATAGCAACTCTCATTTACTGGCGTTTTGCAAACTCATGGACTTCCACTGACTGCAGAGGAATTGCTCCTGACATGTCACTTTATAAAAGAGATTGGATTCTAGTTAACTTGAATTTTTTGCTGTATATCTTGCTTATGCATTAATAAGAGCTTAACTCTGCAACCAAGAGGTTAACAGAAGAGTTTAGAAGACAATAGTTAACTTTTATGAGACGGCTGTGATCCTCAGCTAGGACTGCAGTGTCATTGCTCTGGATTAATCATATCTGAAGATTTGATAAGAAAGTCAGATTCAATTAAAGTCAATTTCTGCTGCGGTGGAGATGGCTGCTGGCATACTGAGAGCTAAGGTTAGGCCACTTGTCCCTGAAACATAGGAGAACCTCCTTCCTCGCAGGCACAGCGTCGCACTGCAGCTGGGTGTGTTGCAGAGGCTCAGAGGGTGCAGGatgacaaaacagaaagcttCAGTGTCCTGCTTGTGTTAGAGATAAAAAAGTATGTTGCCATCCCTGTAAGGTTTACTGAATTTTATAGAAACTAGACATAGTGACATAGGCTTCCTCATTGTTTGGTGACCTCATTTCACTGGTAGGCAGTGTCTGGGACACAGTGTCACCATTGAGGGGTTCTGGTCCAGGCTGGTCAGAGAGATCTGGGGGAGGAGTGGAGGAAAGGTTGAAACCATCATTGCACAGGGGCACCCCATTGCTGTGGCACACCTTGTACGTGCTGGAGCTGCAGTTTTCTTCGGTGACTGCCAACTGGTTTGTGCCCAGGAGCTTGTGCAAGGCTTCAGCCGGCCAGATTCCTCCGTATGTCACAGACAGATTTAGATTGCTTTTGTCTGTCATCGCAGGGATCATCTTCAGGTCTGATCTGCTCTTAAATTTTTCTGGAAGGTTTGTCTCTGGAGAAGTTGATGGCTGCAGAAAATTTTCCAGTTCAGCTTTTGCTCGAATGCCATCCACTTTATGGATATGAACGTAACCAAAACTCTCTGGGTTAAAGCTTATATCAAAATTCTGCATGGCAAAGGGAACAGCATGGTCAGTTAACAGTGGGTATTAGCTTAAGAGAAAATGTGCTCTGAtactttgtttgcttttagaaaGGTATCTGTCATTTCTTTAACTCTGAAAGTAACCCTGAGTGAGCTGAACAGTAGGTTAGCAGAGAATAAACTGTCACGTGGCTTAAAATCCTTTTCCATATTAATCTGAATCTATCCATTGGcctcctgcaggcagcatcACTCTCCAGAGCATTTTGTGCTCTACCAAATGTGGTGGGAACTGGAGTTTCAGAGACTTTTCTGAGCCATGCATCTATTGCACACCAGTCATTTCACAGGAATGAGTGTGCCAACCCAGGCAGTTCCTTTCAGTTTTACCTTCCTAATTTAGCAGTGAGGGAAGTAAAAATTTGACATGACTTCCTGAAACACATGAGGAATCCCTGCACTGGGGAGCACAGGGAATAGGAGAGTTGTCTGAGACCtcttattaaattaaaaacgTGTTAATAACGTACCAACTGGAGAGAGCAGCACTAATGAGTTTCTtagcaaaaaaatgcagtagCCATATAGTTTTAAGGCAACAAGTTAATCCCCCGTCCTACAGTTTGTAACATTTGTCTCTCTGGCTTTTATCTGGCATGGTGTATGAACAATTCTGCTGGCAATATAAGGGTATATGGGCATCAACAGGGATGTTTGCAAAGGGTCCCCATCCAGCCCCACTTTTACAGTTTCATAGAATCACCAAAGTGTCtcagttggaaaggacctctggagtCTAACCGGTCAACCTTCTGCCAGAAGCAGGAATCGGATTAGGTTATCCAGAGCCCTATCAAGCCAAGCCTTTGAACATTTCCAGCAAAGGAGAATCTACTTTTCTAGGCAACCTACACAATGCTTAATTGTTCTGTTGGAGAAAAGAAGCTTTCATATATTCAGATGAAATTTACCCTGAAGTAACATGTGTCTgttgcctctggtcctgccaCAATGCAGCCTTGTGGCAACAGTACCTTCACCATCTCTCTACCTACACTTTAGGTATTGGAAGGCTGTGATTAGTAGCCCCCACCccaagctttcttttttctataaACAAACTCAGTTccttcagcctttcttcatataTCAAATTCTCCATCTGTCTGTAGCTACTTTGCACAAGTCAAAGCTTGGGCATCAGTTGAATTGTCTGTTATTTCCATACCCTGGACTAGCATCTGCCTGTGCAAATGTGGGCTCTCCTCAGTGAAATGtagaagtaatttctgaaagatGTCCCAGTTCAGGCAAATGCATCTACTCTCTCTCACGTGTGTTAGTTTCATTCCCAATGGTTTACACTCAGCTGAAAGCAACAGTGGAAGTACATACATTTTTTGGCTTCTTGCATAGTTGCTCCAGCGTTTTTTTATGATCGGGAAGATTTGGCCACACAGCAGGCTTGATCCTGAAACAGCAACAGTAGACAAAAGGTGGTTCAACAGCAGCAATAGAGGGACATGTTGAGATACCAGAGGTTCATATTGCATCATTTGTACTTATTCTCATAAAGACTGAGGGCTGGCTTGCATTACTCAGAATAACAACAGAGAAGTctcagaataaaacaaagagaGGAGAAGAGGAGTCATAAAGGTCACTGAATAGTCATTGTTCTTTTGAGTGCACAGATTGTCACAGTTAAAGAAAGATGCTTCACCAAGTACTGGAAAAGGAGCAAATGATGCCAGCAAAGAGCTCGTTTGCATCTAACAGTGTTAACAGGGTTTTACATGATGACACCAATTTCTGCAAGTGAAAAAAGATGCTGTGGTTCAAGTGTAAATTTGCTGATATTTGCCTCTGCATGTTTATGTGTCAAAGAACTGTGCATTGTCCCACTCCTTGGCCAGTTATCTGTGCTTCAGATAGCCGTGTTGTAGCCTTGTCCCACTGGTCTCATTTTTACTGCCTTGATTAGCAAAGTTctcatgctgtgctgctggaaacCCTCAGCAATGGTACATTTGGAGAATATTGCCCAACTGACATTAAATCTTGCAGTAATATAGGTACAGCTATAGatgtatatgaatatatattttgttttatatatgtgtctgtatatatggatatatatatacacacatgtataaaatcctcttctttttaaaagggaaatatcTGGGTTcaagaagtcttttttttcatgAGCATGTTTTTACATAAGCAGAACTTCTAGCACAGTTAGAGAACTGCAGGTGCTCAGCAACAGTAAAAAGCAAGAGCTAGAAATCTCAAGCTACATCTACACTTGCAAATAAAACAGCACCAGGGAGCATTGTCTGGCAGATAACTCCGGTGCctaaaatgtttaattattaaaattgttCTTGGCATGGTTTGACAGAGGCCAACTAGCATATTCCCATATTCCCCTTGTGTAATTTAGGAGTTAGCACAGCCCAAGTGTTGTCCCCAGAAAGCAACTCGCATGCAGCCCTCTCTCTGGATGTCAGTGGAGCTGGATGTCATGGATGGGCTGCTCTGAAAGCCATTGAACAGCCCTGGGCTTTCTGCCTTGTGAGGGCTCCCTCTCCTATGGTTAAACTTGGGAGTTTCTCATTTTAGATTCTGGTTTCACCAGATTTTCTACATACTTGTTAATTTTCTTAAGTTTGTCAACACTTCTATTACATAGAAGCATATATAgccacatatttaaaaaatattttactgctgtGTAGCCAATatatcaaaaaaaaccccaatgcaGACACAGGGCTGCCTGTGTAATGAATGTATCTCTGGTCCCGTTCTGCCATGACTGCTTTGGTGGGGGATGTGGAGACTGATTTTGCCACATGGCTGGCTGGATGTGGACGTGGCTGGGCTGGTGGTCGACACCATCAAGCCCTCgctgcagagagctgtgccGTGCTGCTTCTGAAAGTGCTGCAGAGCAAAGGCTCCACTGACTCAGCctatgaaaggaaaagaggcaaTCTCCCCAGTAAACCATTTCCACACCTCTTGGGACTTTACTAAAGCTCGCTTTCTTTTCTGGATCTTGCTTGAAGCTTTTGAGTCAGATTTGTCTCCAATGAGACACTGACTCTGCAAGTGTTCCCTTGGTGACTTCAGCTCCCCAAAGGTTTCAGTGTTTTGATCCCAAGACTGAAGTCTGCTCAAAGCGGTAAGTTATCCTCTTCCTGCCAACACCCCCTCTTGTATTGCccatttctacttttttcctgcttttgcttGATATAGAGGTCTAGAGATGGAAAGAGAATAGTTCACAAGTATAAGAAGGAAAGCAATAAGAAGTATCAGAACAGGATTGGCTTCCAACACTTCTTCTGATACAAAGGGACTTAGATTACCTGTTTTCCCAAAAAGTTATGATCAGGACAACCATGACAATGGAGAGTATGAATCCCAGGATGGAGAGTATAAGCACAACCACGCTGCTgtctaaagaaaaacaaagaacatcaGTCAATACATCTAAACGTCTCACTGTTAAGCCACCATGACTGTAATTTATCAGGTgataaattagaaattaatgcCAAGCATTGCACTTGCCTATCATTGGGCTGGTGCAGTGGTGCATTTCTCCTGTCTCcctgaaggaggaaaggggtAGGCGACCGGAACATCAGCACTTGGCTGAGCTCCAAGCTGGGTTCCCAGATTGGATTAAAGCAGCTCAAAGTCTGCTTTCACTTTCAGTGCATGGAGCCACTGCTCGCTGCATCCttacagcagcactgaagtgACTTCCAACAGACATAATGCCAAGGTACCTTGGGGGACCCTAAGGACCAGAAGGATTATTCACATTTACAAGTGCGATGATGAGATTTTATCCCATATTGTATTTGTGATTAAAGTGCCATGCTTGCACACAGATCCAGGGCCCTGAAATGGGGCATGTTTCATTGCTCTTTGTGCCTTACCTGAAACACTCAGTGCAAGCTGGTTCTTTTCCCTGCACAccagcaggcagcaagcaggAGTGAGTCagtcttccccctcccctcaggTCCTTACAGCGGCACTGCATATGATTTTATTACCCCTGAGTGAGATTTAGTTTTGTGTGGAGAGTCAGCCCCAGACCAGAGCAATACAGCCGCTTTCGGGGCCATCTCCTCCAGGGTGCCTGGTGCCTGTGAGGGCTGACCCTGCCATGGCTGTGGGCTCTTCCCTCCCCGTGCtcttgtccctgctgctgctggggatggcCAGGGAGCCAAGGGCCCCTAGCTCCGCTTTCTGCCAGGTGGACCAAAGTGGTTTCTGCCCTTACAGCTCTCTGTGGAATGCTGCTCTCTTGTAGTTCTGAAGCTCTGGGAAGTGCTCCATTCACTCCACGTGCCCTTAAAATAATCTCCATTGGGCTGAGAACGTACTTTCACCTCATACGATGCATCATTTTCGAGGTTTTTCCCCAGTAATTTTATCTGAAGGTACGGCGTCTCTATTGtctaaacacacacataaaaatctGATTAATTTTCTAGAAGATACAGGAAAAGTTTAACTtttaaatttcagcaaaatgtgCAAGATCAGGTGCATCCTTGCAGTACCATGCTGTTTGCTCCATGTCTTTGGTTATTATACAGGTGGTCATCAGGCCATCAGCCCAGTTTAACAGCAAGGTAGCCCAGCCAGCCAGTATCGAGAAGAAAGACAAACACCAGGTAAAAGCTTCTTGGAAAACAGCTTGAAGTATTAACTGTGCTTTGCTACCACCTGCACTGCAGTGGGAAATGCATGCTTCCTTGGGGAGGCTcagaagagagaggggaaaaatacatttgtgcaGCATAAAAAGACAGCTTCTGAAAGAGCAGCTAcaggaaagaagctgaaatcCCACAGCGCAGCTCTGGTGCTCTTTGTTTCAGTGCATTTCATTGCCTGAAACCTTTTTCTACTTACAGTTCTCCTCTGTTCCTGCTGTAAGAAACAGGTACAGTCCATGCTTTCAAGCATCTGGACTAGTGTTTGCACAGGTGCTCTTGTGACAGGGGACACAGAGGtctcagcagctgggcagcccacACCAGATCCAGTTcacaagctgctgcagcttgagACACCGTCTGAGGGTGGgaaagctgcagggctgcacccGAAGCCTGGAGAGGCTCAGTGAAAAAGGGACACAAAGAAACTATTGCTAAATAAGAAAAGGGGTCGTTCAATTTACTGACTGATGAGCgtagaaaataaaagcaaaaccaccgTAACAACATAGCAAGCCATCCAAACACTTAGGATTATGTCTTAGATTAGATTAGGCATTATGTCTTCCCACTGCAAagcccaaacaaataaaacttcaTTAGCCCAGAGAAGTGTATAACAGGCATGGATGCTGTCGGTCTGGAATTGTTTTGACTGATGACATTTCCAAATGCCAAACACTGTATCTTTCCAAGTTTTCAGCTGGAGAACTGTAGAAATGCAGATCTGAAGGTTTTTACATGGTCTGGTATTTCTGGTAATgtttaattttggaaattagTGTAAGCTCACCAACACATCATCACTTACCTTCCAAGTACCCTCTTCCTGCCGATAGGCTATTTGGTGTATTAATTTGTCCCTTAAGTATTTCTTCCATGAGTGTGGGGTACTATAATGAATAAGGtattcatttgcttccttttggTATGTGATGTTTATATTGAATGGTACTTCAGGCTTAACTGCAAATGATAACAAACCAGGATATAACAGGAGTAGCACAATGTTACTACAAAATAAACAGGTTTTGAAAAGCAAGAAGTAACTTCAAGTTACACTCCCATCAGGGTGACCTATCTTGAGCGAGAGCTGGCCTGAGCTGGATGAGCCTCATGC
Proteins encoded in this region:
- the IL7R gene encoding interleukin-7 receptor subunit alpha; translated protein: MLRMTQTSTALSIFALFLHTTFGESGCTSADGDGTFGDDEPDNFDIDCFSHLEFKGSYSSLTCNFTELPPHNTNYTLSLCTKEDSNYVCFNMEKQEDVYFLEFSDILSNKDLCMDTEMKRRICKSLVVTDIVKPEVPFNINITYQKEANEYLIHYSTPHSWKKYLRDKLIHQIAYRQEEGTWKTIETPYLQIKLLGKNLENDASYEVKVRSQPNGDYFKGTWSEWSTSQSFRTTREQHSTESYSSVVVLILSILGFILSIVMVVLIITFWENRIKPAVWPNLPDHKKTLEQLCKKPKNNFDISFNPESFGYVHIHKVDGIRAKAELENFLQPSTSPETNLPEKFKSRSDLKMIPAMTDKSNLNLSVTYGGIWPAEALHKLLGTNQLAVTEENCSSSTYKVCHSNGVPLCNDGFNLSSTPPPDLSDQPGPEPLNGDTVSQTLPTSEMRSPNNEEAYVTMSSFYKIQ